The genomic stretch ACTGCGCCGTAATGTCGGTATGGTGTTCCAGCGTCCTAATCCATTCCCTAAATCGATTTATGAGAATGTGGTTTATGGTTTACGCTTACAAGGTATCAACGACAAACGTCGTTTAGATGAAGCGGCTGAATCTTCATTACGTGGCGCTGCGATCTGGGATGAAGTAAAAGATCGTTTACACGAGAATGCATTCGGTCTATCTGGTGGTCAGCAACAACGTTTGGTTATTGCCCGCGCCATTGCGATTGAACCAGAGATCCTATTGCTGGATGAACCAACATCGGCACTGGATCCGATCTCTACACTGGTTATTGAAGAGTTGATCACCGAACTGAAGAAAAAATTCACCGTTGTTATCGTAACGCATAACATGCAACAGGCTGCGCGTGTATCAGACCATACTGCATTTATGTATATGGGTAAGCTTGTTGAGTATTCAGACACAAACACGTTATTTACCACACCCGCTAAAAAGCAGACAGAAGATTATATTACGGGTAAATACGGTTAATTTAAGTTTCATTAAGGAAAAAAAATGGATAATTTAACATTAGGCCGTCATATTTCTGGCCAATTTAATGCAGAGCTAGAAAGCATTCGTAACCAAGTGATGGTCATGGGGGGCTTGGTTGAAGAGCAGTTAAATTCAGCAATTGAAGTATTATCGTCGCAAGATATGGATGTGGCGAACAAGATCATCGACACAGATAAAAGCGTCAACTCAATGGAAGTGGCGATTGATGAATCTTGTACGCGTATTATTGCAAAGCGTCAACCAGCGGCAAGTGATTTACGTCTTGTTATGGCAATCATTAAAACCATTACCGACTTAGAACGCATTGGTGATGTGGCTGACCGTATTGCCCGCACTGTGATTGAAAACCGTAACAAAAAATCGCCACCACTAGTAAGCATGGAAAATATGGGGCGTCATACGGTTAAAATGTTGCATGATGTACTGGATGCTTTCGCGCGTATGGATGTTGATGCGGCGTTTAAAGTATATCAAGAAGATGTCAAAGTTGACCGTGAATACGAAAGTATTATTCGCGAATTAATGACGTACATGATGGAAGATCCACGTTCAATTCCACAAGTACTGAATGTACTTTGGTGTGCTCGTGCACTCGAGCGTGTTGGTGACCGTTGTCAGAACATTTCTGAATACATTATCTACTTCGTTAAAGGTAAAGATATTCGCCATATTAATCACGATGAAGTGAGAGATTTACTGTCCAAATAGGCGCGTTATATTCTGCCTTTCAGTAAGTGATTTAAGCCTTGTTTATCAATAGATAAGCAAGGCTTTTTTGTTTCTTTGCATAAATATACAGACAACCAGAATGAAATAGCATTACAGATTGATTTTACTTTACAAGCCTGACCAGCGTGCGAATATATGCGTTATTAACTTGAAGATATATTAATTGATAAGGATATAGGGATGCATTCTGCACTGACGGCTAGCGATGGCCGCGAGATCAAATTGTTTGCTTGGTTACCAGAACAAGAAATCCGTCACGTCATGGTATTAAGCCACGGAATGGCCGAGCATATACAGCGTTACACAGGGTTTGCTTTGGCGTGTAATGCGGCTGGTATTGCAGTGTACGGTGCTAATCACCGAGGCCATGGTGATGACGCTTCCGTCTTAGGGCATTACGCTGATGATAACGGTTGGCAGAAAGTGATCAGCGATTTAGACCTTATTGTTGATGATGTTGCGGCGCGTCATGATGTACCCTTGGTCTTATTTGGTCATAGTATGGGCTCTTTTATTGCACAGCAATATGCGATCTTGAATGGCAGTAAGCTGAGTGGTTTAGTGCTCAGTGGCTCTAATTACCAAAACCCTATTATGTATAAATTAGCTATCTTGGTCAGTCAAATTGAAAAAATGCGTATTGGTGCGCGTTCACCGAGTCGTTTTTTAGATTTTGTTTCATTTGGCGCATTCAACAGTAAATTCAAACCAACACGTACCGCATCGGACTGGTTAAGTCGTGATCCGGTGCAAGTCGATAAATATATCAATGATGATTATTGTGGTTTTCCTTGCTCGCCACAATTTTGGTTAGACTTTATGTCTGGGTTAATCAGTATCAGCCAAAAATCAGAGATAGCTAAAATACCCAATCAATTACCTATCTCTATTTTTAGTGGCGATAAAGAT from Moritella marina ATCC 15381 encodes the following:
- the pstB gene encoding phosphate ABC transporter ATP-binding protein PstB — protein: MIDMSSNLTDVVSLDVNNLSAADTALEIKNLDLFYGDKQALFDVSMKIPKKQVTAFIGPSGCGKSTLLRCINRMNDLVDICHIKGDINLHDKNIYDRDVDVATLRRNVGMVFQRPNPFPKSIYENVVYGLRLQGINDKRRLDEAAESSLRGAAIWDEVKDRLHENAFGLSGGQQQRLVIARAIAIEPEILLLDEPTSALDPISTLVIEELITELKKKFTVVIVTHNMQQAARVSDHTAFMYMGKLVEYSDTNTLFTTPAKKQTEDYITGKYG
- a CDS encoding alpha/beta fold hydrolase translates to MHSALTASDGREIKLFAWLPEQEIRHVMVLSHGMAEHIQRYTGFALACNAAGIAVYGANHRGHGDDASVLGHYADDNGWQKVISDLDLIVDDVAARHDVPLVLFGHSMGSFIAQQYAILNGSKLSGLVLSGSNYQNPIMYKLAILVSQIEKMRIGARSPSRFLDFVSFGAFNSKFKPTRTASDWLSRDPVQVDKYINDDYCGFPCSPQFWLDFMSGLISISQKSEIAKIPNQLPISIFSGDKDPVGLQGKGVLALAQHITTNGCENVHFKLYPDGRHEMLNESNASEVFKDVTDWVTAKVS
- the phoU gene encoding phosphate signaling complex protein PhoU produces the protein MDNLTLGRHISGQFNAELESIRNQVMVMGGLVEEQLNSAIEVLSSQDMDVANKIIDTDKSVNSMEVAIDESCTRIIAKRQPAASDLRLVMAIIKTITDLERIGDVADRIARTVIENRNKKSPPLVSMENMGRHTVKMLHDVLDAFARMDVDAAFKVYQEDVKVDREYESIIRELMTYMMEDPRSIPQVLNVLWCARALERVGDRCQNISEYIIYFVKGKDIRHINHDEVRDLLSK